The Enterobacter asburiae genomic sequence AAGGTTCGCCCAGCGTCCACCAGCTTTAAGCCAGGCTATCCCTTCAGGATTAACGTCATAGCCCCATGTATCAGGCCGTGTCTCCACGAACTGACCAGACCCGATCCCCACATCAAGCACTTTGCCCTGATGATGGCGGGCCACCAGCTGTATACGTGCTGCATTCAGCTGAATCCCCATACTGGTCTGCGCCATCTGCCGATACTTTGCAAAATAACTTGCGTCGTATGGCCGCTCTGGTGGTACCGGGAAACGGCCAATGCCCAGCTCGGGCAGCCAGACAAGGCCGTTTTGCATTTCATGTGAGAACAATGTCATGTAACCAGCCTTTGAATTTATCGAGGAAACCGGTGATGTGCTTACTGCAGTCGTGTTGCATGCTCCCGCACATGCAGTAATCATCGGGTTGTGCCCAACCGACGCGGGAAAGATCCATTTCTGGATCGGTAACGATATGCGGGGCATTGTGGGCACCACACCCGCCCTGAATGATGAAAACCGGCGTTTTGTAACAGATGGCCGCAGGCAGCGCCCAGCCAACCCCGGACACCACGACGGCGGCATGTTCCACCAGCGCCAGCATTTCCGTCAGCGACAGCTCGCCTTTATGCAGATAGAGATCAGCCTCTGGATGTTCTCCCACCAGCCACTCTTCCCCCTCTTCAAGGTCAGCCAGGCTCACAACGTAAAAATGTTTACGCAGCTCACGTGCGGCATCTGCCAGGTATTTGGGGTCAGGATTTCGCGCCGGATTCGCCCACTCTTTGCGAACGGTCGCCGGACGGATGACTGCAACAGGCTTATCAACCTGCACCGGCGATTCACCGAATGACGGCAGATCAAACACGCTGGCCATCTTGCCGAACTGCCAGGTCATGGCATCGATGATGGAGCCCTTTCTCAGTTCGTCGGGACTATAAAAAATCGTCAGAATCTCTGACGGCCGCGGCGGCTCCTGCACAAACGCCACACCCGTTTGCTCTTCGTTTTTCCGCTGCGTCCTGAGCGAAGTATTCGAGCGAACAAAATTAATATCGAGATCGCAATAAAGTTCCGGCCAGGGTGTTCGCAGATACGCGCCGGGGAACTGGCGCACAAACGCCCGCTGGTAAATAGAGTCACCAAGCC encodes the following:
- a CDS encoding glycosyltransferase family 9 protein — protein: MKRRKVCIRGMYGLGDSIYQRAFVRQFPGAYLRTPWPELYCDLDINFVRSNTSLRTQRKNEEQTGVAFVQEPPRPSEILTIFYSPDELRKGSIIDAMTWQFGKMASVFDLPSFGESPVQVDKPVAVIRPATVRKEWANPARNPDPKYLADAARELRKHFYVVSLADLEEGEEWLVGEHPEADLYLHKGELSLTEMLALVEHAAVVVSGVGWALPAAICYKTPVFIIQGGCGAHNAPHIVTDPEMDLSRVGWAQPDDYCMCGSMQHDCSKHITGFLDKFKGWLHDIVLT